The genomic DNA TGTCGGGTTCCTCCTACGCCGAGCCGCTCGAGGCCCTGGAGACCCTGCGCCAGGCGACGCAGACGCCGGAGTACGAGCACTCCGCGGAGATCCCTTTCGGTGTGGTCCGCACCATGCTCGACCTGGGCTTCACCGACCAGGCGCAGTCCTGGCTGCTCAGCCTCCAGGACCGGTTCCAGGAGGACTGGCGCTTCCAGTGGTACAGCGGGGTGGCGTCGACGCTCGTCGACGACTTCGGCCACGCCCAGGCGCACTTCGCCAAAGTCCTCGCCATCCTGCCCGGCGAGGCTGCCCCGAAGCTGGGGCTGGCGGCCATCGACGAACTGCTGCTGCAGTCGATGGACTACCAGGACACCCCGCTGCTGGAACCGAAGCTCGCCAACGCGGCCAGCGGGCTGACCACGAACCTCGCCGATGTGGATTCGGAGTTCTACCGGAGCCTCGGTGAGAACTGGTCGCACGTCACCACCGATCCGGCCCAGCTGCGCTTCCACACCTTGCGTCTCTACGGCATGATCTGGGCGACGAACCTGACGACCGTGTCCTCCGCCTTCGGCCTCTCCCGCCAGCTGGTCGCCGAGGGGCTCACCGAGTCCGCGGTGGCCGCGCTCGACCGCGTCCCGCAGTCCTCCCGCCACCACCGTATGGCCCGTCTGACGACGATTCTCGAGCTCATCGGCGGCGAGCTGAGCGAGTCCCGCATCCGCCGCGCGGCCCGGCGGCTGGAGGAGATCCCGAACTCCGAGCCCCGCTTCCTGCAGATCAAGATCGCGGTGATGACGGCTGGGCTTAATTTCCTGCGCCAGAAAGGGCTGGACAGGGCGTCGGCAAGCAACGCCCTGTTCGAGTACAGCTTCACCCAGCGCGGGTTGCGTCACGGGCTGTCGGACACGCTGCGGGAGCAGGCCCGCGCCGCGCCTTTCGCCCGCCACCGCTACGCGCTGGTGGATATGGCGAACCAGGTGCGCCCGACCACCTGGTTCTAGCTGGTTCTAGAAGGCCACCCGGTCGGCGTCGGGCTGCGCCGCGGCGACCTCGGCGGCCTTCTGCGCGATGGCCAGCTCCTCGTTGGTGGGGATGACCAGGACGCGCACCGCCGAATCGTCGGCGGAGATCAGGCGCGGGCCGTCGTTGGGCAGCCGGTTGCGCTCCTCGTCGATCTTGATGCCGTACATCTCGAGGTCGGCGAGCGCGTCACGGCGCACGAAACGGTCGTTCTCGCCCACGCCGGCGGTGAAGATGATGGTGTCCACGCGGCCGAGGGCGATCATGTAAGCGCCGATGAAGTGGCGTAGCTTGTGGATGTAGATCGAGTACGCGAGCCAGGCGTCCTGGTTCTCCTCCTCGATCATCTGGCGCAGCTCACGGAAGTCGTTGACTCCGGCGATGCCCTTGACGCCCGAGCGCTTGTTGAGCAGGTTGTCGATCTCGTCGATCGACATGTTCGCCGTGCGCGCCAGGTGGAAGATGATGCCCGGGTCGATGTCGCCGGAGCGGGTGCCCATCGCCAGACCCGCCAGCGGGGTCATGCCCATAGTGGTGTCGATCGGCTCGCCGGCGTGCACCGCGCTTGCCGACGCACCGTTGCCCAGGTGCAGGGTGATCTGGTTGAGCGAGGCGAGCGGCCGGTCCAGGAACTCCGCGGCGGCCTGGGAGACGAACTCGTGGGAGGTGCCGTGGAAGCCGTAGCGGCGGATCTGGTTCTCCGCGGCGACCTCACTGTTGATCGCGTAGAGGGCGGCCGCGGGCGGCAGCCCGGCGAAGAAGGCGGTGTCGAAGATCGCGACGTGCGGGATGTCCGGCAGCAGCTCGCGGGCGACGACGATGCCGTCGATGTTGGCCGGGTTGTGCAGGGGCGCCAACGGAATCTGGTCGCGGATCATCTCGACGACCTGGTCGCTGATGAGCTGGGGTGCGGAGAAGACCATGCCGCCGTGGACGACGCGGTGGCCGACGGCGATGATGTCGAGGGAGGTCGGGCCGACGCCGAGGCGGTCAAGGGCACGCATCGACAGCTTGAGGCCGTCGGTGTGGTCGGCGATGGGCTGCTGGGAGACGTGCTTCTCACCGGCGTGGGTGATGGTCAGGCGGCCGTTGGTCTCCCCGATCTGTTCGACGAGGCCGGAGACCAGCGGATCCTCGCTGGCCCTGGCGGCCGGGTCGACGATCTGGAATTTGATGGACGACGAACCTGAGTTGATGACGAGAACGTAGCTCATTAGCGGGAACCTCCGGCCTGGATAGCGGTGATGGCGATGGTGTTGACGATGTCCGGGACGGTCGCGCCGCGGGACAGGTCGTTGACCGGCTTCTTCAGCCCCTGCAGGATGGGGCCGACCGCGAGCGCGCCGGCGGTGCGCTGGACGGCCTTGTAGCCGATGTTGCCCGCGTCCAGATCCGGGAAGATCATGACGGTGGCCTGACCCGCGACCGGGGAGTCCGGCATCTTCTTCCGGGCCACGGAGGGCTCCATGGCGGCGTCGAACTGCAGCGGGCCGTCGATGGCCAGCTCCGGGGCGATCTCCTTCGCGCGCTGGGTGGCGGCGATGACCTTCTCGACGTCCGGGCCGGCGCCGGAACCGCCGGTGGAGTAGGACAGCAGCGCCACCTTCGGGTCGACGCCGAACTGGGCGGCCGTGCGGGCGGAGACGACCGCGATCTCACCGAGCTGGTCGGCGGTCGGGTTCGGGTTGACCGCGGAGTCGCCGAAGGCGTAGCGCTTGCCCTGCATGATCATGAGGAAGATCGAGGAGACCACCGAGGCCTCCGGAACCGTCTTGATGATCTGCAGGGCCGGCTTGATGGTGTGCGCCGTGGTGTGGACGGCGCCGGAGACCATGCCGTCGGCCAGCCCCTTGTAGACCATCATCGTGGCGAAATAGGAGACGTCCTTCATGGTCTCGCGGGCCTGCTCGAGGGTGACGCCCTTGTGCTTGCGCAGCTCGGCGAAGATCCCGGCGAACTCCTCCAGCCACGGGCTCTCCAGGTGGTCGATGATCTGGGCGCGGGAGAGGTCCCAGCCGTTGGTCCGGGCACGCTCGAGGACGTCGCTGGCGTTGCCGAGGATGGTCACGTCCGCGATGCCCTGGGCGAGGACCTGGCTGGCGGCGTCGAGGATGCGGTCGTCATCTCCCTCGGGGAGGACGATGTGCGAGTTCGCGTTGCGGGCCCGCACGATCAGGCGGTGCTCGAACAGCGCCGGGCTGATGACGGCGGCGGTGTCGAGGGCGAGTTCCAGCGCCGGACCGACGGCCCCGCTCAGGCGCTCGGGGTCGCACGCCTCCGCGACGACGGCCCCGCAGCACTCGATGTCGGCGACCGCGAGCTGGACGTGATCGCCCGGCCGGTCGTAGACGACGATGACCGGGGCGCCGAGGGCCGCGGCGACATGCGAGTCGAAGGCGATGCTTCCGGTCCCGACGAAGAGGTGGCCGCTGAGTTCGGCGAACTCGTTGACCACGCGGTGGAGGTCCCGCTCATAATCGCTGAGATTCACGAGCTCAAGCTGGTTGCCGGCAGCGAGTCCAGCGACGTCAATTCCGTCAAAGTTACGGCCTATGACTGTGAGCAGGACAGAGCGGGAGTCGGTCACGATGAGCCTTCCTTGTAGATTGAGAACTTGTCCAAGCTGTTCAATGTGGCTTTCGCCACCCGTGGCACAGAACGTGACACCTCCAGTGCGTCCCGGAGGGTGTGACTGGCCCAGCATGCGCGTCAACCATCCTAGCCTCCACTGTGCCACTCTTCAGGGAACTTGGACCCTTTTTTGCGGGTATTGATGTTATCTATACTGTCCAGAGCTGCATATAATCGCGCCCTGGATATGTCGTAGGCTAAGCGGCACAAGTAGGCTCGTAGCCCGAGCCATTTAGTAGACAACTCAGTACATTAGGACTGGACCACTCAGTTCGAAAGGATCATTCATGACCGCCCCACTGCGCGTTGCCATCATTGGTGCCGGCCCCGCCGGCATCTACGCCTCCGACCTCCTGGTCAAGTCCGACACGGACGTCGCCATCGACCTCTTCGAGAAGATGCCGACCCCGTTCGGCCTCATCCGTTACGGCGTCGCACCGGACCATCCGCGCATCAAGGGCATCGTCCAGTCGCTTCACCGCGTCATGGAGCAGGAGCAGATCCGCTTCATCGGCAACGTCGAGATCGGCCGTGACATCTCCGTCAAGGAGCTGCAGGAGTACTACGACGCCATCATCTTCTCCACCGGCGCCACCGCCGACCGCGCCCTCAACATCCCGGGCGCGGACCTCGAGGGCGTCTACGGCGCCGGCCAGTTCGTCGGTTTCTACGACGGCAACCCGGACTTCTCCCGCGACTGGGACCTCAATGCGGAGAAGGTCGCCGTCATCGGCGTCGGCAACGTCGCCCTCGACATCGCCCGCATCCTGGCTAAGACCGCCGACGAGCTGCTGAGCACCGAAATCCCGGACAACGTCTACGAGAACCTCAAGAAGTCCGACGTCAAGGAGGTTCACGTCTTCGGCCGCCGCGGCCCGGCCCAGGCCAAGTTCACGCCGCTGGAGCTCAAGGAACTCGACCACTCCGACACCATCGAGGTCGTCGTCGACCCGGAGGACATCGACTACGACCAGGCCTCCGAGGTCGCGCGACGGGAGTCCAAGTCCGTCGACCTCGTCGCCCAGACCCTCGAGGGTTACGCCATGCGCGAGCCGAAGGGCGCCCCGCACACCCTCCAGATCCACTTCTTCGAGAGCCCGGTCGAGATCAAGGGCGAAAACGGCAAGGTCACGGCCCTGGTCACCGAGCGCACCGAGCTCGACGGTCACGGCAGCGTCACCGGCACCGGCCAGTACACCACCTGGGAGGTCGACCAGGTCTACAGCGCAGTCGGCTACCGCCCGGACGGCGTCCTGGGCGCCCCCTTCGACGACGACCGCTCCATCATCCCGAACGACGGCGCCCGCGTCCTGACCGGACCGGAGGGCGAGATCGTTCAGGGCCTGTATACCACCGGCTGGATCAAGCGTGGCCCGGTCGGCCTGATCGGCAACACCAAGTCCGACGCCAAGGAGACCACCAGCGCCCTGCTCGATGATTTCAAGGCCGACAAGCTCAGGATGACCGAGCACCGCGACCCCGAGAAGATCACCCAGCTGCTCCAGGATCGCGGCATCGCGACGACCACCTGGGAAGGCTGGCACCGCCTCGACGCCGTCGAGCGCGAGCAGGGCGAGGCCGAGGGCCGCGAGCGCAAGAAGATCGTCGAGTGGGAGGACATGGTCCGCGCCGCCGAGCCGGAGTACAACATCTAAGCTTGCCGACGCATCACCCCAGGCCCGGACACGTTTTCCCGCGATGTCCGGGCCCTCTTGTATGTTGAGGGACAGAACATACTTTCGAGCCGGGGGGCATCGATGTCGACCACACTGATCCAGGCCCAAGAGACCATCCGCCGAATCGCACACTCCGCCGACGACACGCTCGTGACGGAACTGACTGCAACCTTCGGGTCATTCGAACAGCAACGCGCCCACGGACTCGCCCTGCTCGGGGAGTTAGACGCCCGCGACATGGCTCCGGCCCAGGGATCGCCCGATGTGTCGGCGTGGTTGGCGACCTTCTTCGGGCAGTCCGAACGGGCCGCCGCCGACTACCGGACCGTCGCCCGCCGGCTCCGGGAGGCGCCGCGTTTCCTCGAGCACTACCTCACCGGAAACCTCAGCTACTCCAACGTCCGGCTCGCCCTGCGTTACCTCACCGAGGAAAACCACGACACAGTGCTAGACCTGGCGCTGAACCTGACACACGCCCAGCTCCGGCGCGAATTAAGCGGGCTGCCCGACAACGATGACCCGCCCCGGCCCGCCGAGCGCTTCACCTACAGCATTGACCAGGAAACGGGGTGGCTGCGCTTCTCCGGGCAGCTCAACCCGGAGCACGGCGCGGCTTTCCTCGCCGCGCTGAAGATAGGCGAGCTCGCGGGACTTCGGGCGCTCAAGGACACCGACGTCCCCGCCGACCTCTCCCCCGCCGAACTTCTCGGCCACCTCGACGAGAAGCTCGCGGCGGAGGCGGTTGACGACACGCCGGCCACCTCGGAGCGCCCGCTGAGCACAGACGACGTCCTGACCCCGCCTGCGGAGGAGCATCTCTCCGCCGCCACCGCCGCGGCCGCCGACCATGACGTCCCGGAGGACCAGCGCGGCGGCTGGGAGGATGACGGCGGTCCCCCCGTGGATCATTCCCCGGGCAGGAGAATGGTGCCCGCCGGCCGCCTGGGCACGCGCTTCGGCTCCCCCAGAGCACGAACCCGGCTCATGGGGCTGATGTCCCTGGCCCACATCGCCCGCAGCACCCCCACCTCGCTCGTCCGGGCCCCGGGGGCGGAGGTGCACCTGATCATCGGCCCCGACGGGCTGCCCCGGATCCCCGAGCACCTGGGCGAGGAGGCCAGCAGGTTCCTGGACACCATTCTCAACGGCATGCTGCAGATCCACTTCCAGGACCCCGCCGGCGCCATCATCGCCTCCTGCCGTCGCAGCCGGGTGCTCCCCAAGAAGGTCGAGGAGGCTCTGCTCACGCAGTGGGGCCACCAGTGCGCCGGGCCGGGCTGCCCGAACACCAGGTTCCTGGAGTTCCACCACATCCACCGTTACGCGCAGGGCGGGCCGACGGACACCGTGAACCTGGTCCTGTTGTGCAGCGGATGTCACGCGCTGGTCACCGAGGGGACGGTCACGGTGCACATCGACGAACACGACCCCGCCAGAATCCATTTCCGCTACCCCGGCGGCCGATCCTTCACCTCCACCAGACGCGGCGCACCCCGGCGCAACCCGGACGCGGACCGGTACTTCGAGGGCCCGGTGCCGAAGGGCGACGAGGCGCTGCTCCAGCGGTGGGACCTGGACAACCTGTCCTTCGCGGATCTGGCCTAGCCGAACACGCACACGTGTGCGTGGGCCATCCGGACCCCGGGCAATTACCCACTCGTGCCCGCGGAAACTATGATGTCCGCATGCCCGACTACATCTCAACCAGCCGACTCATCGATCTGTCGGCACGCGAGGTCCACGAGCTCTACAAGCTGCGCGTGGACATCTTTGTCGCCGAACAGACGACCCCCTACGCAGAGATCGACGACATCGACGCCGAGTCGACCACTTGGCACCTCCTGGCCCGCAAGGACGGCTCCCTCATCGGCACCGCCCGCGTCTTCCCCCGCGGGGACGACTGCGTCATCGGCCGCTTCGCGGTCGCTCCCGACCACCGCGGGTCCGGGGTCGCCCGTCAGCTGTTCGAGGAGGCCCTGAAGGTCGCCGCCGAGCGCGCCCCGGGCAGGGACGTCGTCCTCGAGGCCCAGGCGCCGCTCGTCGACTACTACGCCGGCTTCGGGTTTGAAGCTGAGGGCGAGCCCTACGACGACACCGGAGTGCCCCACCAGCTCATGCGCCTGAAGCGCAGCTAAACCTCAGCGCTCGGCGTCGAGGCGCGCCACCAGCGCCTGGGTGCTGCCGACGGCGCTGCGCAGGTGCGTGGCGGCCTGGTCGGCCGAGAGTCCGGAGGGGTAGAAGCCCGCCACCTCGGTCACGACGGTGACCGAGCCGTCCTCCTCGAGTGTCCGGTGGCAGGTCGGCCAGGGACGGCTCCGGTGCCAGGTCTCGATGAGGTCGTCGATCTGTTCCGGGGAGAACCCGCGGGCGTCGACGAGACCGGTGACCACCAGGACGTCTCCTGCGATGGACACGATGAAGTCGGCGTCCTCGAAGAGGACGGCGAGGGCGTCGCCGGGAGCGTCGACATGGCTCCAGCCCTCCTCGGCGAGGACGCGACGGATAAGGTCGTAGCTCAGGTCGACGACGTGGTCATTCACAGTTCCTCCACTCCCCGGAAGGCCTCACGAATCTTGGCGACGGACATGGACAGCATGTCATCGAGCTGACGGTCGGCGACCCCGGTCTCCCAGTCTGCGCTGACCTGGGCGGACACGGTCAGGGAGCCGTCGTCGTTGATGCCGTAGACGAGCTTCGGCCAGTAGTTGCCCGCGTGCCAGTCACGGATGAAGCCGCGCAGGCCCTCGAGCTTGTCGACGGGCAGAGTGCCCGGCCACGTCGAGCTGACTGTGGCGACCTCTCCGGCGACGCCGACCCAGTAGACGCGATCCTCCCACCGGATGCCCGTGTCGCCTGACTCGGCGGTCAGATACTCGACCTGCCGGGCGGCCAGGACCTTCCGGACGCGGGAGACAGTCAGCGGCGGCGTCTCCCGCTCGTCGCGGGGCTGAATCGGCTGCATGTCCTACACCTTCTGACGGGAGGTCTCGATACTGATCTTGGCGGCCGCCTCGGCGGCTCGCTGACGGGCGGTTTCGACGCTCTCGCCGGTCGCCAGGGCCAGGCCCATACGGCGGCCGTCGTAGGAGGTGGACTTGCCGAAGAGCCGCACATCCGCCTCCGTGACGGCCAGGGCGTCGGCAAGCCCGGTGTAGCTCACGCTGCGGGACTGGTCGTCGGCGTGCAGCACGACGGCGGCGCCCGGAGTGGTGAGCGTGACGTCGATGGGCAGGCCGAGAACGGCGCGGACGTGCAGGTCGAACTCGGAGAAGCGCTGAGTTGCTAACGTGAGCATGCCGGCGTCGGCCGGGCGGGGGCTGACGGAGGAGAAGTAGACCTCGTCGCCGGCGACGAAGAGTTCGACGCCGTAGACGCCGCGGCCGCCGAGCTCGTTGGTGATGCGGGCGGCCACGGAACGGGCGTTGTCCATGGCGCGCTCGCTCATCTCCATCGGCTGCCAGCACTCCACCAGGTCGCCGCCGGAGTGGCGGGTTCCGATCGGCTCGCAGAACCAGGTCGCCAGCTCACCGGTCTCCGGGTCGATGGAGCGCACGGCGAGGATCGTGACCTCGTAGTCGAAGTCGACGAAGCGCTCGACGACGACCTGGCCGGAGGAACGGGTACCCGGGGAGGAGCGCAGGGCCTGCTGCCACGCGTCGTCGATGTCCTCGGGGCCGCGGACCAGGGTGTGACCGCGTCCCGAGGTGGAGACCTCCGGCTTGACGATGCAGGGATAGCCCAGCTTCTCGAAGGCGGCCTCGTACTCCTCCCGGGTGCTGGCGAAGCAGTACGCGGTCGTCGGCAGGCCCAGCTCGTCGTGGGCGATGGTGCGGATGGACTCCTTGCCGACGGAGAGGTCACAGGCGCGCGCCGTCGGAACGACGGTGACCCGCTTCGACTCCGCGACTTCCGCGAGGGCGTCGGTGGCGACGGTCTCGATCTCCGGGACGACGAAGTCCGGGCGCACGCGCTGAACGAGGGAACGTACCTGGCCGGGATCGGTGGCGTCCGCGACATGCGCGAACTGCGCGACCTGGTGTGCCGGCGCATTCGGGAACTTGTCGACGGCATGCACCTCCAGACCCAGCTTCTGGAACGAGATCGTCAGCTCCTTGCCGATCTCCCCGCCGCCGAGCAGCAGCACCTTGGTGGCGTTGCCCGTGGTGGGGCTGCCCAGCCTCTGCACCGGTCGTTGATCCACCGTCACAAGCTCCCCTTCTTCACTGATCTAGGTTGATCTAGTCGGCCATGACGTCGTGGCGGACGATGGTCTGGTCGCGGCCCGGTCCGACGCCGATGTAGGACATGCGGGC from Corynebacterium guangdongense includes the following:
- a CDS encoding FAD-dependent oxidoreductase; the protein is MTAPLRVAIIGAGPAGIYASDLLVKSDTDVAIDLFEKMPTPFGLIRYGVAPDHPRIKGIVQSLHRVMEQEQIRFIGNVEIGRDISVKELQEYYDAIIFSTGATADRALNIPGADLEGVYGAGQFVGFYDGNPDFSRDWDLNAEKVAVIGVGNVALDIARILAKTADELLSTEIPDNVYENLKKSDVKEVHVFGRRGPAQAKFTPLELKELDHSDTIEVVVDPEDIDYDQASEVARRESKSVDLVAQTLEGYAMREPKGAPHTLQIHFFESPVEIKGENGKVTALVTERTELDGHGSVTGTGQYTTWEVDQVYSAVGYRPDGVLGAPFDDDRSIIPNDGARVLTGPEGEIVQGLYTTGWIKRGPVGLIGNTKSDAKETTSALLDDFKADKLRMTEHRDPEKITQLLQDRGIATTTWEGWHRLDAVEREQGEAEGRERKKIVEWEDMVRAAEPEYNI
- a CDS encoding HNH endonuclease, translated to MSTTLIQAQETIRRIAHSADDTLVTELTATFGSFEQQRAHGLALLGELDARDMAPAQGSPDVSAWLATFFGQSERAAADYRTVARRLREAPRFLEHYLTGNLSYSNVRLALRYLTEENHDTVLDLALNLTHAQLRRELSGLPDNDDPPRPAERFTYSIDQETGWLRFSGQLNPEHGAAFLAALKIGELAGLRALKDTDVPADLSPAELLGHLDEKLAAEAVDDTPATSERPLSTDDVLTPPAEEHLSAATAAAADHDVPEDQRGGWEDDGGPPVDHSPGRRMVPAGRLGTRFGSPRARTRLMGLMSLAHIARSTPTSLVRAPGAEVHLIIGPDGLPRIPEHLGEEASRFLDTILNGMLQIHFQDPAGAIIASCRRSRVLPKKVEEALLTQWGHQCAGPGCPNTRFLEFHHIHRYAQGGPTDTVNLVLLCSGCHALVTEGTVTVHIDEHDPARIHFRYPGGRSFTSTRRGAPRRNPDADRYFEGPVPKGDEALLQRWDLDNLSFADLA
- the purT gene encoding formate-dependent phosphoribosylglycinamide formyltransferase: MTVDQRPVQRLGSPTTGNATKVLLLGGGEIGKELTISFQKLGLEVHAVDKFPNAPAHQVAQFAHVADATDPGQVRSLVQRVRPDFVVPEIETVATDALAEVAESKRVTVVPTARACDLSVGKESIRTIAHDELGLPTTAYCFASTREEYEAAFEKLGYPCIVKPEVSTSGRGHTLVRGPEDIDDAWQQALRSSPGTRSSGQVVVERFVDFDYEVTILAVRSIDPETGELATWFCEPIGTRHSGGDLVECWQPMEMSERAMDNARSVAARITNELGGRGVYGVELFVAGDEVYFSSVSPRPADAGMLTLATQRFSEFDLHVRAVLGLPIDVTLTTPGAAVVLHADDQSRSVSYTGLADALAVTEADVRLFGKSTSYDGRRMGLALATGESVETARQRAAEAAAKISIETSRQKV
- the pta gene encoding phosphate acetyltransferase; this translates as MTDSRSVLLTVIGRNFDGIDVAGLAAGNQLELVNLSDYERDLHRVVNEFAELSGHLFVGTGSIAFDSHVAAALGAPVIVVYDRPGDHVQLAVADIECCGAVVAEACDPERLSGAVGPALELALDTAAVISPALFEHRLIVRARNANSHIVLPEGDDDRILDAASQVLAQGIADVTILGNASDVLERARTNGWDLSRAQIIDHLESPWLEEFAGIFAELRKHKGVTLEQARETMKDVSYFATMMVYKGLADGMVSGAVHTTAHTIKPALQIIKTVPEASVVSSIFLMIMQGKRYAFGDSAVNPNPTADQLGEIAVVSARTAAQFGVDPKVALLSYSTGGSGAGPDVEKVIAATQRAKEIAPELAIDGPLQFDAAMEPSVARKKMPDSPVAGQATVMIFPDLDAGNIGYKAVQRTAGALAVGPILQGLKKPVNDLSRGATVPDIVNTIAITAIQAGGSR
- a CDS encoding YbjN domain-containing protein, translated to MQPIQPRDERETPPLTVSRVRKVLAARQVEYLTAESGDTGIRWEDRVYWVGVAGEVATVSSTWPGTLPVDKLEGLRGFIRDWHAGNYWPKLVYGINDDGSLTVSAQVSADWETGVADRQLDDMLSMSVAKIREAFRGVEEL
- a CDS encoding GNAT family N-acetyltransferase, with amino-acid sequence MPDYISTSRLIDLSAREVHELYKLRVDIFVAEQTTPYAEIDDIDAESTTWHLLARKDGSLIGTARVFPRGDDCVIGRFAVAPDHRGSGVARQLFEEALKVAAERAPGRDVVLEAQAPLVDYYAGFGFEAEGEPYDDTGVPHQLMRLKRS
- a CDS encoding acetate kinase, giving the protein MSYVLVINSGSSSIKFQIVDPAARASEDPLVSGLVEQIGETNGRLTITHAGEKHVSQQPIADHTDGLKLSMRALDRLGVGPTSLDIIAVGHRVVHGGMVFSAPQLISDQVVEMIRDQIPLAPLHNPANIDGIVVARELLPDIPHVAIFDTAFFAGLPPAAALYAINSEVAAENQIRRYGFHGTSHEFVSQAAAEFLDRPLASLNQITLHLGNGASASAVHAGEPIDTTMGMTPLAGLAMGTRSGDIDPGIIFHLARTANMSIDEIDNLLNKRSGVKGIAGVNDFRELRQMIEEENQDAWLAYSIYIHKLRHFIGAYMIALGRVDTIIFTAGVGENDRFVRRDALADLEMYGIKIDEERNRLPNDGPRLISADDSAVRVLVIPTNEELAIAQKAAEVAAAQPDADRVAF